In Pseudomonas sp. LRP2-20, the genomic window CGGGCCTGGAGGCCGTGTTCGGTGCGGCACTGATCATGGCGTTGGGGTACCTGTTGTTCGGCTTCATTGCCAAGCGTTTCATCAAGGCGCTGGACATGATCGGAGGTACGCCATGAGCCGCAAAGCAAGACTGGCCAGCGTGTGCCTTGCCGGCCTGCTCGGTTGGGCGGCACCTTACGGCGCGGTTGCCGCAGCCGATACCATGAGCCGGCTACGTGCTAGCCAGGTGCTGACGCTTGGCTTCATGGATGGCTTTGCACCGTTTTCTTCGGGCAGCGAACAGGCACCCCAAGGTTACGCGGTCGAATTGTGCCGGGCCGTCGCCGAACGGCTTCGCCAGACGCCCGGTTTTGCCGGGCTGCAGGTGCGCTGGCGGGCGCTGGCGGAGCAGGAGGTTGCGAACACGCTGAGTTCGGGCCAGGTCGATCTGTTTTGCACCCCTGTGGTGGAAACCCTCGCCAGGCGAAAGAACCTGGACTTCTCCATCCCGATCTTCACCTCCGGGCTGGCGGCCATGGTTCGGCGTGATGCGCCCAGTACCTTGCTTGGCCCACTCAGCGGCAATGCCAGCGATAGCGCCCCGCGCTGGCGTGCGACGATCAATGCAGGCTTGAGCAAACACAGCTTTGCCGTGCTGCAAGGCACGGTGAGCAGCGACTGGGCCCGGCAACGCATTCGCCAGCTTGGCTTGCAATCCACCCTGCAAGAGGTGCCCACCTATCAGGAAGGGGTGCGCCGGGTGGCGGCGCGTGAGGTCGATGCCTTCCTGGGCGAGCGGATGGTCTTGCTGGCCTACCAGGCTGGGCAGGCCGAGCGCGCGCAGTTGTGGGTACCGGAGCATTTGTTCGTGATGAACCGCGTCGCGCTGGCGATGGCCCGTGGCGATGAGGATTTTCGGCTGCTGGTGGACAGCGCCTTGAGCCAGGCGCTTGCCGGGCTGCGCGGCCAGGAGCTGTTCACGCGCTACCTGGGACCACAATCTGAGCAGGACCGATTGTTGCAAAGCCTGTATCCGCTGGCCGACTAGGCGGGCCGCTAGTCGGACGGGGTTGGCAATCTGCCATTATCGCGTTGCGCTATTGACCTTCTCCGCTATGGTTTGGTGAGCCATACATACAAGACTAAAGTCGCAGGAGGGCGGCATGCGGATTCGTGGTGATGTGTTCAGGAACTGGGCTGATCCGATACTTCATCATCAGGCTCATGATGAAACTTTGGACGATGGCACAACCATCGATGTCCAGGTGCGACTGTCGCGAACAGGTAACACGCAGATGTTCATCGGCGTGTACGCAGGCTGTGGCAGGGCGCTGCATGAAGAGGCGTTCGCTTCCAGGCCTGGGGAATCGATGAGCCGCGCCTTGGCCTGGGGCGTGGGGCACGCAAGGCGGGTTGTTGTCGCGGGGCCGGCTCGCGCGACGGCTTATGGGGGAGGTGATCGGTCACGCCTGTGTGCTGGTTAGGAACGCATAACGGCCACCAGGTGTTCGTCGACGGTTGTTCAGCGCCTGTGAGCACCGCCTTTGATCAAACCCTAGCCGTAAGGCGCAACCCCAGCGGCAGCACCAATGCCCAGACCGGCGCCAGGATCAGCGCGGTATCCAGGCGCCCCATCGGCAGGTCGACACCGGCCAACCGGGCGCCGGCCAGGTAAGCCAACGGGCCACCGAACATGCCCAGCAACACTGCGCGCCATGCGGGCTGGGCAAACCCTGCCAGGCTATGGCGCATGCCACTGGCCAACACCAGCCACAGCAATGCCAGCCAGGGCGGCAGCGGCCATTGCCCGAAGCGGAACACACCGAGCACGCCCAGGGTGCTGTCCAGCAGCCAGCCAGCCGCTGCTATCCCCAGCAGCACGCGCAGCTCGCCGCCTGGGCTCAGGCACAGGTGCAGCAGCAGGCCGACCACCACGATCAGCAACAGCCAGGGCCTGTGCGCCCCCAGCACGCAAAGCCACCAGCCGGCCTGCAGCCACAGCGCATTGCCGAGCAGCCAGCCACGGCGGCCCATGCTCAGGCGCCCGGGAGTGGCGCCCGCCGCGCCTTGGGCCCGGCCCAGAGCATCTGGGCCACGCCGATGGTTCGCTCCTCGAAGCCGCCCTGGCAATAGCACAGGTAGAACTCCCACAAACGCTGGAAGGTGTCGTCGTAACCGAGCCTGGCCAGCTCGGTGCGCGAATGGCGCAGGTTGTCGCGCCAATGGCGCAGGGTGCGTGCATAGTCCTGGCCGAAATCCTCAAGGTGCACCAGGTTAAGCGCCGTCTGGCGGCTGGCGGTGTCGAGCAGGACGCTCAGCGAGGGCAGGGCGCCACCGGGGAAGATGTAGCGCTGGATGAAGTCCACCGAACGCCGGGCCTGGGCGTAGCGCTGGTCGCGGATGGTGATGGCCTGCAGCAGCATCAGGCCTTCGTCCTTGAGCAGCGCGGCGCACTGACGGAAGTAGGTGGGCAGGTAGCGGTGGCCGACGGCCTCGATCATTTCAATGGACACCAGCTTGTCGAAGCGCCCGCGCAGGTCGCGGTAGTCCTCGTGCAGTACGCTGACTTGCCGCTCCAGGCCCAGCGCCTTGACCCGCTGCACGGTGTGCGCGTGCTGCGCGGCAGAGAGCGTGGTGGTGGTGACGCGGCAACCATGGTGCACCGCCGCGTGGATGGCCAGGCTGCCCCAGCCGCTGCCGATTTCCAGCAGGTGTTCGCCGGGTTTGAGTTCGAGCTTCTGGCAGATCTGCCGGAGCTTGTTCACCTGGGCCTGTTCCAGGCTTTGCTCGGCGCTGTCGAAGCGCGCCGCGGAATACATCATGGTCGGATCGAGCAGCCGTTCGAACAGGGCATTGCCCAGGTCGTAATGGGCCAGGATGTTGCGCCGCGCGCCGCGCCGGCTGTTGCGGTTGAGGCGATGCAGCAGGCGCAGGGCCGGCTGCGCCAGGCGAGCAAGGCCGCCCTCCAGGGCGTCCAGCACCTCGAGATTGGCGACGAACAGCCGCGTCACCGCAGCCAGGTCCGGGCTGCGCCAGTAACCGTGGATGTAGCCTTCGCCAGCGCCGATCGAACCATTGCCGGCCACCAGGCCCCAGGCTGCCTCATCAACGATCTCCACCTCCGCGTAGAGCGGGCTGGCAATATCGCCGAATGTCCATTGCTGGTCCCGACTGATCAGGCGCAGGTGGCCATGGCTCAGCTGGCGCAGCTGCGCCAGCACCGCACGCCGGGCCAGGCTGCCGAGCAGCGGAGCGATGCTGGCCGATTTGCTAACGCTCAAGGTCGGTTCGGACATGGTCGGGTTCCTCGCGGAGGGTTTGGCCAAGCGCCAGGTCGTGCTGGCTGGCGATGTGATCGTATACGGGGGTGCGTTTGAGCAGCAGGCGCAGGGCTTGCCAGTAGATGCCGGTCACGGTGCGCAGGCTCATCCAGGGAAAAGCGAGGATGTGACGTTGCAGGTTGGCGCGGTCGAGCGGCTGGCGATGCAAGGCGAGGTCCGCTGTGAACACCTGTTGCCCGGCGCGCCAGTTTTCCATGTGCACGCGCACGCGCTGCGCATCGACGGCGAAGCGCAGCCGGTAGTCCATGTCCATGGGCATGAACGGCGAGACGTGGAAGGCCTTGGCCACGGCAAAGGGCTGGGCCAGCTCGCCATGCGCTGGCAGCACGTAGTGAAAGCGCTCGCGCCACGGGGTGTTGCGTACCTCCAGCAACACGGCCGCGACCTGCCCGTGGCGGTCGTGGCAGAAATAGATGCTCACCGGATTGAACGACAGACCCCAGCAGCGTGGTTGCGTCAGCAGGTACACGGCGCCGTCGGGTACCTGCCCGGTGGCCTGGCCAACCAGCAGGCGCGCGGCCTCGACCAGGGGCATGCCCTGGCCAGTCAACACGGGCAGGTAGTCGGTTTCGCGCCAGCACAGCGGTGCCAGGCGCGAGCGACCGAGCCAGCGGGAGAGGCTCAGCAGCTGCGGCAGCTCGTCGAGGTCCAGGTAGAACATGCCGATGCGGTAGCGGAACGCGTGCTGCCCAGGCGTCAGGCGCCGGTGGTTGAGCCAGCCGTGGCACAGGCTACTGTTCACAGCTGTTCTCCAAAGTGCCTGGCGACGTTCAGCGCACTGAGCACACCGTCTTCGTGAAAACCATTGGCCCAGTAGGCGCCACAGTAGTAGCTGTGCAGCGGGCCCTGCAGTTCGTCCTGGCGGGCCTGGGCGGCCACGGCGGCAAGGCTGTACTGGGGATGCGCGTACTCGAAGCGGGCAATGATTTGCGCCGGGTCCACCAGCACGGTCTGGTTGAGGCTGACACAGAAGGTGACCGGCGCCTCGATGCCCTGCAGGATGTTCATGTCGTAGGTGAGCGCTGCGGGGGCCTGTTGGCTGCTATCCAGGCGGTAGTTCCAGCTGGCCCAGGCCCGGCGTCGGCGGGGTAGCAGGCGGGTATCGGTGTGCAGCACCACGTCGTTGCTGGCGTAGCGGATGGCGCCGAGGATTGCCTGCTCTTGCTCACTGGGGTTGCTCAGCAGCGCCAAGGCCTGGTCGCTGTGGCAGGCGAACACCACCTTGTCGAAGCGCTCGCTGGCGCCTGGCCAGGCCACGGTCACGCCTTCATCGTCGCGGCTTACCCGTTGCACCGGGCAGTTCAACCGGATGTGCTCGGCAAAGGGCCGGCACAGGGGTGCCAGATAGCTGCGTGAACCACCCTCGATCACCCGCCATTGCGGGCGCTGGTTGACCGACAGCAGCCCGTGGTTGCGACAGAAACGCACGAAGAACTGCAGCGGAAAATGCAGCATATCGGCCCGTGACATGGACCAGATGGCCGAGCCCATCGGCACGATGTAATGGTCGATGAAGCGTTGACCGTAACGGTTGTCGCGCAAGTAATTGCCCAGCGTGGTCGCGCCATCGATACGTTGCTGGTCCAGGTCGGCCAGCGCCTGGCGGTTGAAGCGCAGCACATCGCGCAGCATGCCCCAGAAGCCTGGCGACAGCAGGTTGCGGCGCTGGGCAAACAGGCTGTTCAGGTCGTGCCCGTTGTACTCGAAGCCGGTACGCGGATCGTGCACCGAAAAACTCATCTCGGTCATCCGCGAGGCGACACCGAGGTGCTTCAGCAAGCGAATGAAGTGCGGATAGGTCCAGTCGTTGAAGACGATGAAGCCGGTGTCCACCGCGTAGTGCTGGCCACGCCAGTGCAAATCGACGGTATGGGTGTGCCCACCGACCCGGTCCGCCGCTTCGAACAGGGTGATTGCGTGCCGACGTGACAGCAGGTGGGCACAGGTGAGGCCGGCGATGCCGCTGCCGATGATAGCGATGCGCATGGTTCAGCCCTGGGGTTGACGCGCCAGGCGTTGGCCCAGCTTCAGACGCCAGCGTGCCGGCAGTGCGCCGAGCAGGCGCAGCAACAGGATGAAGCTGGCAGGGAAGGTGATCTCCAGCGGGCGACGGGGCAGGCGCGCGACGATATACCCGCCGGCGCGCTCGGCGCTCCACAGTTGGGGCATGGCAAAGTCGTTGCGGCGCGTCAGCGGGGTGTCGACGAAGCCGGGGCTGATCAGGGTGACATCGATACCCTCGCGGGTCAGGTCCAGGCGCAGCGATTCGACCAGGTAGCGCAGTGCTGCCTTGGACGCGCCGTAGGCACCGGCCCGTGGCAGCGCCAGCCAGCTGACCGAGCTGCCCATCACCACCAGGTGTGGGCGCTGGCCGCGGCGCAGCAAGGGAAGGGCAGCCGCCAGGCAATGGCTGGTGCCGATCAGGTTGGTACGGATCACCCGCTCGACCAGGGCTGGGTCGAACTGCCCGGGCTCCAGGTACTCGCAGGTGCCAGCGTTCAGGATCACCAGGTCGAGCGCGCCCCAGGCCTGCTCGATCTGCGTGGCAATCCGCGCCACCTGCTCAGGCTGGTCGACATCGCCCACGGCCAGCAGGGTCTGGCCCGGAAAGCGTGCGGCGAGGTTTGTCAGGCTTTCTGCCCGGCGTGCCCCCAGCGCCACCTGGTGCCCTTGCTCCAGCAGGCGCTGCGCCAGCACCGCGCCGATGCCGCTGCTTGCACCGGTGAGCCAGCACCGGCTCATGCCAGCCTGCCCTTGAGCCAGCGAACTGCCCGGCCCATGACCGGAACATGTTCATACAGCAAGGCGCCAGCGTCGAAGTAGTCCTGGTGAAAGTGCACCCGGCCGCGCCAGCGCAAGTGGCTGCAGCCTTGCAGGCTGATCGGCTGGCCGCCGGCCAGGCGTGGGTGGCGAAAGTGCAAGGTCCAGCGGATGTAGCCGTGGCCCGGTTGCGGCTCGTCGAGGCCCTCGAAGGTGTAGCGGACCTCGGCAACATTGGCATACAGCTGCGCGAAATAGCCACGCAAGGCCGTCAGCCCACTGATGTGATGGAGCGGGTCGCGAAAGGTGACATCCTCGCTGTACAGGTCGCCCAGCAGCTCGAGGTTGTCTGCACCCAGCGTGGCAAAGCGTTCGGTGAAGTGCTGCAGGTAGGTGGACATGCACAATACCTGTACAAAGTTAAGTCGATGTACAAGGTATAGTGCAGGTGTCCGGATAAAGCTATACAGAAAAATAATTTTGTACAGATTTGCCCCTCGTCAGTGGCTGGCCTTCAGCCATACGGCGGCGCTGGCAGCTCGGCCAGCAGTTTTTTCAGGCCATCGCTCCATTGCCGGCGAATCTGTGCGTAATAGGCGTCGTCGTTGCTGATGCGTTGGCGCGAGTGGGTTTCCAGGCTGTCCTTGCGGTACACCAGCAGGTCCAGCGGCATGCCAACCGACAGGTTGCTGCGAATGGTCGAGTCGAACGAGATCAGGCCGCAGCGCAGCGCTTCGTCCA contains:
- a CDS encoding transporter substrate-binding domain-containing protein yields the protein MSRKARLASVCLAGLLGWAAPYGAVAAADTMSRLRASQVLTLGFMDGFAPFSSGSEQAPQGYAVELCRAVAERLRQTPGFAGLQVRWRALAEQEVANTLSSGQVDLFCTPVVETLARRKNLDFSIPIFTSGLAAMVRRDAPSTLLGPLSGNASDSAPRWRATINAGLSKHSFAVLQGTVSSDWARQRIRQLGLQSTLQEVPTYQEGVRRVAAREVDAFLGERMVLLAYQAGQAERAQLWVPEHLFVMNRVALAMARGDEDFRLLVDSALSQALAGLRGQELFTRYLGPQSEQDRLLQSLYPLAD
- a CDS encoding DUF2878 domain-containing protein, whose amino-acid sequence is MGRRGWLLGNALWLQAGWWLCVLGAHRPWLLLIVVVGLLLHLCLSPGGELRVLLGIAAAGWLLDSTLGVLGVFRFGQWPLPPWLALLWLVLASGMRHSLAGFAQPAWRAVLLGMFGGPLAYLAGARLAGVDLPMGRLDTALILAPVWALVLPLGLRLTARV
- a CDS encoding SAM-dependent methyltransferase; its protein translation is MSEPTLSVSKSASIAPLLGSLARRAVLAQLRQLSHGHLRLISRDQQWTFGDIASPLYAEVEIVDEAAWGLVAGNGSIGAGEGYIHGYWRSPDLAAVTRLFVANLEVLDALEGGLARLAQPALRLLHRLNRNSRRGARRNILAHYDLGNALFERLLDPTMMYSAARFDSAEQSLEQAQVNKLRQICQKLELKPGEHLLEIGSGWGSLAIHAAVHHGCRVTTTTLSAAQHAHTVQRVKALGLERQVSVLHEDYRDLRGRFDKLVSIEMIEAVGHRYLPTYFRQCAALLKDEGLMLLQAITIRDQRYAQARRSVDFIQRYIFPGGALPSLSVLLDTASRQTALNLVHLEDFGQDYARTLRHWRDNLRHSRTELARLGYDDTFQRLWEFYLCYCQGGFEERTIGVAQMLWAGPKARRAPLPGA
- a CDS encoding DUF1365 domain-containing protein, yielding MNSSLCHGWLNHRRLTPGQHAFRYRIGMFYLDLDELPQLLSLSRWLGRSRLAPLCWRETDYLPVLTGQGMPLVEAARLLVGQATGQVPDGAVYLLTQPRCWGLSFNPVSIYFCHDRHGQVAAVLLEVRNTPWRERFHYVLPAHGELAQPFAVAKAFHVSPFMPMDMDYRLRFAVDAQRVRVHMENWRAGQQVFTADLALHRQPLDRANLQRHILAFPWMSLRTVTGIYWQALRLLLKRTPVYDHIASQHDLALGQTLREEPDHVRTDLER
- a CDS encoding NAD(P)/FAD-dependent oxidoreductase, translated to MRIAIIGSGIAGLTCAHLLSRRHAITLFEAADRVGGHTHTVDLHWRGQHYAVDTGFIVFNDWTYPHFIRLLKHLGVASRMTEMSFSVHDPRTGFEYNGHDLNSLFAQRRNLLSPGFWGMLRDVLRFNRQALADLDQQRIDGATTLGNYLRDNRYGQRFIDHYIVPMGSAIWSMSRADMLHFPLQFFVRFCRNHGLLSVNQRPQWRVIEGGSRSYLAPLCRPFAEHIRLNCPVQRVSRDDEGVTVAWPGASERFDKVVFACHSDQALALLSNPSEQEQAILGAIRYASNDVVLHTDTRLLPRRRRAWASWNYRLDSSQQAPAALTYDMNILQGIEAPVTFCVSLNQTVLVDPAQIIARFEYAHPQYSLAAVAAQARQDELQGPLHSYYCGAYWANGFHEDGVLSALNVARHFGEQL
- a CDS encoding SDR family NAD(P)-dependent oxidoreductase, with the translated sequence MSRCWLTGASSGIGAVLAQRLLEQGHQVALGARRAESLTNLAARFPGQTLLAVGDVDQPEQVARIATQIEQAWGALDLVILNAGTCEYLEPGQFDPALVERVIRTNLIGTSHCLAAALPLLRRGQRPHLVVMGSSVSWLALPRAGAYGASKAALRYLVESLRLDLTREGIDVTLISPGFVDTPLTRRNDFAMPQLWSAERAGGYIVARLPRRPLEITFPASFILLLRLLGALPARWRLKLGQRLARQPQG
- a CDS encoding nuclear transport factor 2 family protein; its protein translation is MSTYLQHFTERFATLGADNLELLGDLYSEDVTFRDPLHHISGLTALRGYFAQLYANVAEVRYTFEGLDEPQPGHGYIRWTLHFRHPRLAGGQPISLQGCSHLRWRGRVHFHQDYFDAGALLYEHVPVMGRAVRWLKGRLA